TTCTTGCACCTTTTATCACTGGCCTCACAAATACTTCTTACCTCTTCCTCTTTGCGCTGTCTTCTCACTTGTATCTTGGAAGTTGGGGAACATTCAGGACTTCACTAGATTTCCAGTCTAGCAAAGTGAAAGCTAGAGGTAACTCTCTCCCCAGCCTTCTGAATCCCCAAGTCTAACCTAAAGTTTGTTTATCCTGATCTCTCCCACTTACCACTTTCCAGGCTTATGTCTCTCAAGAACCAACTGGGTCTGAGCCACTCAGGACTGTATTCATTTTTACTAAAGACaattaaaaattgtgtgtgtgtatatgtatccaTATTTGAATGTGGGCACACATTCCCATTGATGAAGTAAATGTtggatgtcttcttcaatcattcactttattctttgagacagagtctcttgctgaacctagagctgaccaatttggctagactagctagccagttaCCCAGAGGGATTTTCTGTCCTGCCTCCCTAGCCACTAGGATTATAGGCTCACACCAGAATGCCTGGCATTTTAGGTAGGAACctactcaggtccccatgcttgtgcagcaagcactttacccactgaccattttccccagcccctaGGCCTGTATTCTAATCCAGATTCTCAAAGTTGGTATGCCTCCCAATGGCAGCCAAGGTCAGTTAACATTGTATGAATGCTCTGGGGCCTCAGAGGAAGGAGGGCTCCTCCAAGGCATGTGGAACTCCAGTCATGCCTGTGACCTAGTATGCTACATGTTTCATGGCTCCTTGCAGAGTGGCAGCAGGGAACCTCAGAGGCTCCTGAGACAAGGGTGACGAGGTATCCTTTACACAACAGGAGGATGCTCTGCTCCAGGGTTCCCGTTCCCTGCCCCAGAGACTGGTAGGATTTTGAGCCAACAGGAAAACAAAGCTCAGCCTGGCTCCCTAAGCAGCTGCCACTTTTCCACCAATACATTGCCTCCCCTGCTAGGTGCTGCCCATTTGGAGGAGAGGTCTCTTTGTTCTGGCATCACTAAGGTTtagctctcttcttttctctgtccTCTTTAAAACTTCTCTTAATATCTCAAGACAACTTTTTGTGCATGTGTTGCTTTCTTGATGTATTTACAGACATTCCTGTTTAAAGATTTATCTCatccaggtgaggtggcacacacctttaatcccaacatttgggaggcagaagtaggataactgtggattcaaggccaccctgagactatctagtgaattccaggtcagcctgggcaaaaccctacctctgaaaacttaaaaaaaaaaaaaaagccaggcatggtggtacacacctttaattccaacacttgggaggcagaggtaggaggatcaccatgagttcgaggccaccccaagacttgatagtgaattccaggtcagcctgggctagaatgagaccctacctcgacaaaaaaaaaaaaaaaaaaaaaagtttatcccaggtcggggatggagagatgatctGCTCAGTGGCTGAGGGTGCATGCTTGCAGAACCTGAAAGCCCAGGTTAGAGTCCCCAGTGCCCCTGTAGGCCAGATGTGTAGAGTGGCACTGCATCTGaaagttgtttgcagtgtcaggggccctggcaagcccattcattcgctccctctctctctctgcttgcaaacaaatattttagAAGAGATAAATCTACTTTTACTTGCGTGTATATTTCAAAATGATCATGAACCCACTACAGGCCTTTCCACCAGCCTGAGCTTGTCCAGTGACTGAGACAGTGGTGCACCATAGGAGGTATACACACAGCACCCTGTCAGAACGCTGGGCTTTGTACTTCCAATGTGGGGCCAGAAGAAGGAGCAACAAAATGGAAGGCCTTTGAGATCACAGAGCAGTAAAGGAGGGAAGGATACTGGGGGGAGGGCTAGGAGGGGAGCTGACAGCTGGCTAAAGATAAACTTGATCCCATGATACTGtgagtgccaggcgtggtggcacatgcctttaatcccagcactcaggaggctgaggtaggaggattgaatttgaggccatcctgagactacacagtgaattccaggtcagcctgggctagagaatgagatcctagtctatggccataccaccctgagtGCACCCAATCttgtctgatcttggaagctaagcagggttgggcctggttagtacttgggtgggagagtgagaccctaccttgggaaaacaaaataaaacaacaacaacaaaaagatactgTAAGTGATCCTTACAACTCCACCTAAGACATAGTGAACATTAGCTATGATTGTTACTATTATGCATGTTCATGGCCTGAGTAATGAAGAGTGGGCTTAGGGTTCAATTAAATCTTCACTCTCCCTTCTGATAATGAAAAAGGTGGGAAATGGTGGTCTAGATGCGGAAAAGACTTGGCATGGAACCTTGGGGACTGAGCTGGGGAAAGAGTCCAGGTTTCCACCTCCCAGGAAAGTCCCTGCTGTTTTCATTTGCTGATTCTTAAGAATCAaggtgcctgggggggggggggaggggtggagagatggcttagcagttaaggcacttgcctgcaaagcctaaggacccaggtttgattcccagtacccacataagctggtggtgcatgcatctggagttcatttgcagtggttggaggccttggcatgcccattctctctccccccatctgtctgtctgcctctttctatctctcctccttctttcaaataaataaataaaatattttttaaaagaattaaagcctggcatggtggcacataccattaatcctaccacttggaaggcagaggtaggagaattgctgagagtttgaggccatcctgagactacatagtgaattccagatcagcccgggctagaatgagaccctaccttgaaaaataataataatagcaacaataaaaataaaaaaagaatcaagctgtatgatggagaatggagtttcaaagggaaagtgggggaagggagggtattaccatgagatattgtttacaatcatcgaagttgttaataaaaaataataaatttaaaaaatcagaaaaaaataaaattaaaaaaatacatatatattaaacaaaaaagaatcaagtTGCTTTAATGCCTGTCTGGGTAACCTGTGGTTTGGAGCAGTGAAATGACAGAAAGACCagagcagagacccaggaatcTCCTGAGGCCCAGGCTCTTGAATGAGCTCTATGTCCTACCTTTGACCTCTAGTCAACAATCATCTTCCTCCTGAGAATGGCTTCTTCTCCCGTAATTAGGGTTGCAGCATATTCCCACTCCCCTTTTATCCATTGGTTTATCCAAACTACCCAGAAGCAGGGGGCACAGCATGAATAGCCAGTGGCAGGTACCCTGAACTGAAACAAAGATTCCTCATCAGATTGAGCCCCTCGAAGGCATGGGCCAGCCCTTCCCTCCTCAAGGGTTCTAGCTTAGCCTGGTCTATGGTTCACAGAGCTGTGAGAGAACTTGGATGTCCTCACCCTGGAGAGCTGGCCAGGCATGACCATGCCAGTCAGCCTTCATTACTGTTCAGGATCTCAGGGCAAAATGCCCAGCCAGACCCATGCTGGCCCAGCTTCTCCCACAGTCTGCCAAGAGCCATGTGGCACCCAGACCACAGTTTCCCACAAGTGTTTTAGTTTGCCTTTTATTTTACCAAAAATATCAATAAAGTCTTCCCTATATTTCacaaaaatagtttttctttccCCCAACCCCTCCCTTCAACCAGCTCTTACCACAACCTAGAATGCATTGCATAATGTGTAGTTTACTCTGGGGGAATCTCCCACTCTCCTCAGTTCAGAAGTGCTGGCAAAGCTGCCAGGCCAGCAGGTGTCCCTTGGGATCCTCTCTGGAGGCAGCAAAAGCAGAAGTCCCGGGTCCAGATGTCTGGTCCCAAGAGCCCCATCTGTTTCCTCagagggcaggcaggcaggcaggcagtttCTAGGCCACACTTTCAGAGGCTTGCTTGGCTCAGCAGCCAACCCCAGGCAACTCAAAGGGTGCTGGGGCTCTTTGGCATCAGGCTTGACATCCTTACTCAAAGCAGGAATAGTCCGTCCTGGAGAGGGTCTGTCAAATCCTCTTTCCATGTGTATCTCTGCATGGCAATCAATGGGTTCTAATATGGGAGTCAGACTGGTGGTTTTGACTCCAACTCCACCAAAGCCTCATCCTGAGGCCTTAGGcagtctcttcttcttcctccagcTTTAGTTTCCTCCTTCGCAACTTGATATAGCATGATCCTCAGATCTTTCTGGTCTTTTATCCTAGCCTCTCAGGGTAGAAGCTCTGGGAGGGTAGAATCCaatttctgcctcagtttcctaccTAACTCTATGCATATGGCTCAGCATGGAGGTAGTGAGGTAAGGAATGGGCTGCTGGCTGAACATCCCAGCCTCTATGAATGGAGATGCTGAGATCCAACTAGCTGGAATGTCTTAGGGATGGTTGGGAAGAAGGCAGATATTTTTAGGATGGGAACTCTTCATTAACTACATGATCTTCAGTGGCCCAGGATAGGACATACAACTCCAGATTTCCCAGTTCAATTTCTACTGGCTGTCTGGGCTGAACCAGTATTTTGTGCTGAGCTTTAGATCATGTCTGAAGATTGGGAGATAGACTAGAGTGAATCCCAGTTCAAGAGCCAGGGAACTTAGGGACATGAGGGATCAACTCTAACCCAGGAGATCCCTATCATAAGGCCTGCctagaggcagagagatgagTGAAATGACAAGTCATGAGCATTCTTGGCTGAGCAAATCAGAACCCCACATAGTATGTCAGGGTTAAGGAACTCAGGGTCAGGCACCCCCTTCCAATTGCCACCCAGCTCCCCAGGACTTATGCTGATGGAAGATGGTTGAGCTTATCAACTACATCTACAACAACATTTTCTGTACTTACACACATGGTCAATACCCTGAGGGAGGGCACTGAGCTATTACTACTCTTACAGTGGTCATGGTCTCATGGTCCCAATCTtttcattcacccattcatcCACACATCCACCTGCCCATCCATTCAACATGAAGGTCCTACTATGTACGCGCCAGGGATGGTCTAGCTCTCACAAACAAATCTTACAGCTAAAAGTCTcaacctttctctttctttcacacaaacatggacacacacacctgcttGCTCACACACAGCACTCACTCCCACCTTTTCTGCTATTACCTCGACCACATCCTCATTTCCCAAATGGACTTGGGAACCATCATAGAAGGGTGGGAGGGTCAAGTATAAGAGAAGAAATCTGGTAACCTACCCACTCTCAGATGTAATGAGAGAGGTTtaactcttcctttccttctgttgCCTGCTTGAAGTTCCCTTCTCCACAAGCAGTCAGGAGGGCATACAGGCAAACATCTGAGAAGTCCAGAAGAAGTGAGTATGTGGAAGGGTCCTATGGACCTTCAGATTTCTCTACCACCAGACTTCTAAGGGTCCCTTCCCCCAGCTACACTGTTCAGATGGTCCACCTGACAAGTGACAATATCCAGGCCTGGGCTCAGTGACAGATCCGTTCTGTCATCTCCCTCTGTAGAGAGACAAGGTAGAGAAGCGTTAGTTTCAGCTCAGCTTGCCAAGCAATCTCTTCCCAAACCACAGAGTTTACTGAGCCTGGCTCTTCCCTCCCCTAACGTTAACACGAGGCTGTAGATCTTTGTTTGTAAACTGACATTGGCAAAATGCCCTACTAAAGTACAGCATCTATTGTTAAATAAGTTGCCTCCCTTGATTTCTTCACTTGGGTATTAGAACTGCTGATAGCAGGCAGCCTTTGGGTCTGAAACTCTTAGAGGATAACCTTGGGAGTGGAAGGAAGTAGGGACTTGGTctcaccaggggctctagctccCGCTGGTCCACCAGGCTGAATTCTTGGATGAAGTAGTAGAAGTGCTTGTAGCAGGTGTTGACGTGTGCCTCTGCCCCCATGCTGAGGATGCTGTCGAAGTGGTGGATGTACACATGGACAAAAACTCGGAAGAGTCGGGTGAGGATCTTGGTGCACACCTGCTGGAAGTTCTTGGGGAAGGGAACTCCTGAGAgtagagaggagaaggagggatcAACAAACAGCCTGGTAATAAAATTCTATCCCCATCAAGGCAGTCTTCAGACCCTTTGCAGCACACTTgccatattttctgtttttggaGGGGGCACTGCTGGTGTGTAAGTCTAGGGTCTTGAATCTCTGAGCTCATCCCTAGCCCttacactttcctttttttttttttttttttttcctgaggtagggtcttaccctagctcaggctgaccaggaattcaccctatagtctgagggtggccttgaactcatggcaatcctcctacctctggcccccaccctgagtgctgggattaaaggcatgtgccagcatgcctggtgtatgtatgtatatgtatgtatatataaagtattttatttatttatttgaggaagggagagaaaatgggcacagcagggtctctagccactgcaaacaaactccagactcatgtgccaccttgtgcatctggctttacataggtagtggGGGAATGAACTCggtccttcgactttgcaggcaagcgcctaaaccactgagccatgtctccagccccacactttccTTTTTAATGAAGCCTAGATCTGAAGGTGCCTCATTGCCACTGATATATAGGtcttcttccttattttcaaTTATTCCCCAGAAATCTGTGTATCTACAGGGTACATCATCTTCCCCTAAACAAATCTAAAACAAAGTGCATTAACGCATGGGTGCCAGTTTTTAAAAGTCTGGGCCTTCctgggagtggtgacacatgcctttaatcccagcactcaagagacagattttggaggatcactgtgggttcaagaccaccttgagactacatagtgaattccaggtcagcctgggctagaacaagatcctaccttgaaaaactaaaaagaaaattaaatcaaaaaagaaaagaaaccaaaagccttttgtacagcaaagaaaacTGTCAACTGAGTGAAGAGGCAGCCTCTAGAAtagaagaaaaatctttgccagttatacatttgacagaggattaataactagattataaaacaaagaactaaaaaaaaaataaaaacaatccaaaatcctcaaaagaagaaatacaaatggctaataagtattttttaaaaaagtgttcacTGTCCTTaactatcaggaaaatgcaaattagaactactttgaaattccatctcaccctGGTTAAAATGACTATcattagctgagcatggtggttcatgctagTAATCCGAGCaacagcacttaagaggctgaggtagtaggattgttgtaaattcaagaccagtccgggctacagagtaatttccatgtcagcctgggctagaatgaggccctgtgtcaaaaatcaggtaaacaggtgctggagaaatggctcagcagttaaaggcacttgcttgcaaagcctgatggcccggttcaattccctagtatccatgtaaagccagatgcataaaaccgcatatgtgtctggaattcatttgcagtggtaggaggccctggtgtgcccatactcactcactctctttctgtctaaataagtaattaaaaataagaattttacaaaataaacaaGCAGCAAGGTGtggtgctacacacctttaatcccagcatttacagAAGGCTGAGTGAGGCAGGAgtatcaaggccagcctggactacatgaccACCTCCAAAACAAACACACCTAAAAAACAATAGGGGCCATAGAAATTCACAGCTAAAGgactcagctttgattcccctgtatccacgtaaagccagatgcacaaagtagtgcatgcatccggagtttgtttgcagcagctggaggccctggtatgtctattctctctcatttctctctgcttgcaaataaataattttttaaaaaaacttaagacTTACTGATCCTTAGAAAGATATTGCAAAGAAAGTAAAAATCACgtttcacatggtggcacacaccttttttttcctcaatttttattaacattttctatgattataaaaaaaatcccatggtaataccctggcacacacctttaatcccagcactcagctgaggtaggaggcttgttatgagttcaaggccagcctgagacaacatattaAATTTCATGTAAGTGTGGGCTGTAGTAaagaccttaccttgtaaaaccaaaaaaaaaaaagaaattaaacaaaggTAGATAAGGCTGCTTCTAAAAGCCATCAATTTTAACTGGAAATCCCAAGGCCAGGGTGgaattgagctggaagcttccaccCTATTCGCCATCTTTCATAGTACTGAAAAGTACTATGTAATCTATTGGGGGAAAAGATCATCAACAGTCCTACCCAGCAGTAGATCCTGTGTGCTCAACGactgacctgccaggcaagatgtgccaatAGGTACATcagtggcatgactgttgtgGGAgcaaccaaccactttctgattggatttgaagcccacttcacaggagggaattcatgcatgATACTGTAAAactggtcaaaagcccatggctaggGACAGAAGCCCTAAGGGGGAACCTAATACTGCTGCTATGCTAAATGGGCATGCTATCAaactgccttttaaatatttatgtttgtatccAAAGATTAGTGCTGCTCTAAGCCTCCAtcacaaagttgttttttttttttttttttcctgcaataaGCAGGTTAATGCAGAAATGCATAGCTAACAAAATTGTGGAGAAGAAGTAACTGTTATGTAACTTACAAGATATCTAAACcacccctccaaagctcagggaatcctgcagaagaggggcagaagaaTGCAAGAGAATGAGAAGTGGTGGAATTCTGTCTTCTGGATGCAAAATGGGTGCTACACTTATGAACTCACAGCTGCTATGATTTTCTGAACAAGACTGAGCCTATCAACATCATGGGGAGGGGGATCACAAGACCCCACTCCCACTGGAGTAACTACGGCAGTTAGTAGTTGCTGAGGGAGAGGGAATCATGCTCTTCAGTGGTGGAGCCACTAGCAATCTGCCTGTACTCCACTAAAAAATCATTCACCTTTGCTTGTGCAAGTGACCCTAATTTTACTCCGTGGATCATAAACAAAGTCATGAAAGCAGGAAGGCGATCAGTGGGAATGGGAGGGGTATAAGAGAGAGCAATGAGGGGctgataagatcaaaatacattatatacatgtatgaagttgttttaaaaaaagtaaaagtaaaagccTGGGCTTCAGAATTAAGTCCTAACACCCTAGCCTTTCATGCCTTTGCACAAAGCCTTTCATGACCCAATCCTGACCTCCCTTTCCAGGCCCACATTGAGACCCCCTCTTTTCAATATTCACAGAGTGGATCCAGCCTTCCAATGTTTAAAACTGCTAAGTCTTCAAGACCTAGTTAGAAaatattattctttctttcagaCATCCACTAACACAAGGGGCTTGCCATTTGTGAACATGGCTCTGAGCTGAGCCCTTTGCGCCTCTGGCCTCTGATCCTTACAAACTGCTGATGCATGAGATAGTTATTCCAGATATGGAAGCTGCGTGTAAAGGTGAAGCGACTTGCCCAAGGCCATGTAATTATTATTAGCACAGGTTGCAGGCAGGATTCAAACCCTCTTTGCGTTGCAGTCTTTCAGAGGTAAATGATACAGACCCTGTTTGCCCTGAGGAGGCCCTGGGACCCATGGAGAAGGCAGTTTATGCACAGGCCCCTGTACTTATAGAAGAGATcctggtggcttacaccttttcCGTTATGGCAAAATCACCCAGTCATCCAATTAAAAGTATACCTGGGCCTTACACACACCCAGGGATGTAGACTAAAGGGGAATCTGGCTCACCTTGCTCTAGAGGCCCACTTCCTCCTCACCGCTCTCAGAGGGCTTGAGCACTGCCTCCCAGAAAGCCTTTCAGGCCCAGGCCAGGTCCTGTACCCTTACCCTGCCTGTCTAGACTTTGGGCCCTAGGCTCCACAAGACCTGAACTCCAGTTCTGAATCCCTCCCAGTCCAGTGTTCTTTCCCTCCtgtggcctcagtttcctcctgtgTAAAATGAAGGGACTTGTTGGGCAAAGTAGTGCTGGGAAGGAGCCATGGGCACTAAGCCATGACTTAGTGCCCAGCTTCCCTCAGCATTCAGACTTCTCCTCTCTGGGCTTGACCACTTGCCCCACCCATCTGACTCCCATAGCCCAGGTGGGGGCTAAGGCTCAGAGTTCAGGTGGAGCTACTGTGAGGAACACAGTGTCATGCCTATTCAGCTCCTGGGTGGGGAAGCAAGACCAGGGTGACATCACTCACCTGCCTTGACTCCATCCTTCCTGCCTAGGCCAAACTGAGATAAGAAAAGGCCCCATGGCTTGGGCTTACTCTTGGAGCTGAGGAAAAGATGCCTTTTGGGACCATCCAACCCTCAACCTTTCCTTTTCCTGGAGTCAAGAGTCACAGAACTCTTGATAGAGGCTGATGTAATACCTTGGGGCACCTGTTCTGGAAGGTTCTGAGAATCAGAGGATGGTCTTGCTGGAATGGTCTCTAACACTCATGCTTTTGACAAAAAGAGGTCCAAATGGGAGTCAGACAGTGCTAGTTAAATGTTTGACTTTAATtaagcaagacactgtctcaaactaCTTCCTCTTCTGACAAAGGGGGATGACCCTCCCTGGCCAGGTGGTACTCACCAACACGAGTGGGAAAGACATCTTCATCATTGATGAGGCCCTCAATCCAGTCCATGAGCAATGCCATGTAGCGCGGTGCAGACAGCTTGGCTGGCCTGCGGTACTGGCGCTCATCCTGCCAACGGTATTCATAGCGGGGCCCCCCAGCCATGACCGGGCAGCTGGTCTCGCTGCAGTGTTCAGCCATGGTGCCATAGATGAGATTGATCCGGTTGAAGAAGTCTACCACGTGCACAGCGATCCAGTCATCGATGTTCTCGCCAGGTGGCAGCCTCACCACACTGCGCAGGTCCAAGCCCGACTTGAGTGAGGCTTGTGCCTTCTTGTACAGCTCAAAGCGCTGTGTGCCAGGCTCAAAGCGCTTCCGTGGCCGGAAAGTCTTGTCCTTGGCAAATACCTGCTTTAGGCACAGTGCCATAGCAGGCCTAATGAAGCTGTGTGTCCAAACACAGGGACCTGAGGATGTCCTGCCAGGAACAAGAGCAGGGGACAGTAGGTTGAGCACTCATCAAACGGCAGTGACTTCCCAATATATCATTTCCTTTTCAGCTGTC
The genomic region above belongs to Jaculus jaculus isolate mJacJac1 chromosome 5, mJacJac1.mat.Y.cur, whole genome shotgun sequence and contains:
- the Mob3c gene encoding MOB kinase activator 3C, encoding MALCLKQVFAKDKTFRPRKRFEPGTQRFELYKKAQASLKSGLDLRSVVRLPPGENIDDWIAVHVVDFFNRINLIYGTMAEHCSETSCPVMAGGPRYEYRWQDERQYRRPAKLSAPRYMALLMDWIEGLINDEDVFPTRVGVPFPKNFQQVCTKILTRLFRVFVHVYIHHFDSILSMGAEAHVNTCYKHFYYFIQEFSLVDQRELEPLREMTERICH